Proteins encoded within one genomic window of Brienomyrus brachyistius isolate T26 chromosome 22, BBRACH_0.4, whole genome shotgun sequence:
- the LOC125718001 gene encoding uncharacterized protein LOC125718001 isoform X2 — translation MTYNIACVISAGRAVLEMMQFDWEPLSHGELDQRLDQAVEEILEADLIERAKSQTVPVCLQQIQPPEATPHPLQSEAAEPSEESEQTLLSNPIEEDNRAVRYITDLLRNSDSSYSKSRLTGRARLSLPHTVLLSLTLLSRRLSYRSVSTRFRLEKGNIHRIFFAFCERVNALRDQQIRWPAGQEAERILVPLSDALEEAEGVEKTEVPKVFGILGHTRIPIRLPIGKQEIGEGLLEMRKMKKEVHPDSWLNLELVCDGQGRFLHCSISRGSDGARGQALRERLRLDPHAVPHGAFLVAGRGYPPSARILTPYPVAGCGPREEAYSRTLAAHLDVLDQAVAELKARFHRLRYLDMGNFERARAVVLTACILHNVLLEMGERVTPAQVVREEGDEEEGQGDEDGLRTREAIADLLSRRTRVGSS, via the exons aTGACCTACAACATCGCTTGTGTGATCTCGGCCGGTCGGGCCGTCCTGGAAATGATGCAGTTCGACTGGGAGCCGCTGTCCCACGGAGAGCTGGACCAGCGACTGGACCAGGCTgtggaggagatcctggaggccGATCTCATTGAGAGGGCGAAGAGCCAGACTGTGCCGGTGTGTCTGCAGCAGATTCAGCCCCCAGAAGCGACGCCGCACCCCCTGCAATCGGAAGCGGCTGAGCCGTCCGAGGAGTCTGAGCAAACACTGCTGTCGAATCCAATAGAAGAGGATAACCGCGCAGTACGG TACATCACAGATCTTCTCCGGAACTCGGACTCCAGCTATAGTAAGAGCCGGCTGACGGGTCGGGCGCGCCTCTCGCTGCCGCACACCGTGCTGCTGTCCCTCACCCTGCTGTCGCGGAGGCTCAGCTATCGCTCCGTGTCCACGCGCTTCCGGCTCGAGAAGGGCAACATCCACCGCATCTTCTTCGCGTTCTGCGAGCGCGTGAACGCACTCCGGGATCAGCAGATACGATGGCCGGCGG GTCAAGAAGCAGAGAGGATTTTAGTTCCTTTGTCGGATGCCTTGGAGGAAGCTGAGGGTGTGGAGAAGACAGAGGTCCCCAAGGTGTTCGGCATCCTGGGACACACTCGCATCCCCATCCGGCTGCCGATCGGCAAGCAGGAGATTGGGGAAGGCCTGCTGGagatgaggaagatgaagaaggaggtgcacCCAGACTCGTGGCTTAACCTGGAGCTGGTGTGTGATGGCCAGGGCCGATTCCTGCACTGCAGCATCAGCAGGGGCTCCGACGGGGCCCGGGGCCAGGCCCTGAGGGAGCGCCTTAGGTTGGACCCGCACGCTGTGCCCCACGGCGCCTTCCTGGTGGCTGGGCGGGGTTACCCGCCGTCGGCCCGGATACTGACCCCATACCCCGTAGCGGGCTGCGGCCCCCGGGAGGAAGCCTACAGTCGGACCCTGGCGGCTCACCTAGACGTGCTGGACCAGGCCGTGGCCGAGCTCAAAGCTCGCTTCCACCGCCTGCGCTACCTGGACATGGGGAATTTTGAGAGAGCGCGGGCCGTGGTGCTGACCGCGTGCATCCTGCACAACGTGTTGCTGGAGATGGGAGAGCGTGTGACTCCTGCACAGGTGGTGAGGGAGGAGGGGGATGAAGAGGAGGGACAGGGGGACGAGGATGGGCTGAGGACGAGGGAGGCCATCGCGGACCTGCTATCCAGAAGGACTCGAGTTGGGAGCAGCTGA
- the bud31 gene encoding protein BUD31 homolog, with translation MPKVKRSRKPPPDGWELIEPTLDELDQKMREAETEPHEGKRKVESLWPIFRLHHQRSRYIFDLFYKRKAISRELYEYCIKEGYADKNLIAKWKKQGYENLCCLRCIQTRDTNFGTNCICRVPKSKLEVGRIIECTHCGCRGCSG, from the exons ATGCCAAAGGTTAAAAGGAGCCGAAAACCCCCTCCAGATGGATGGGAACTAATTGAACCCACTTTGGATGAACTTGACCAGAAAATGAGGGAAG CGGAAACTGAGCCACATGAAGGCAAGCGAAAAGTTGAGTCACTCTGGCCAATATTCCGGCTCCATCACCAGCGAAGCCGTTATATTTTCGACTTGTTCTACAAACGAAAGGCCATAAGCAGAG AGTTGTACGAGTATTGCATTAAGGAAGGATATGCAGACAAGAACCTCATTGCGAAATGGAAGAAGCAGGGCTATGAGAATTTGTGTTGCCTGCGGTGCATTCAGACCCGAGACACGAATTTCGGAACAAATTGCATCTGCAGAGTTCCGAAAAGCAAGCTTGAAGTG GGAAGGATTATCGAGTGCACCCACTGTGGATGTAGGGGATGTTCTGGTTGA
- the pdap1b gene encoding pdgfa associated protein 1b, whose translation MPKGGRKGGHKGRMRTYTSPEEIDAQMKAEKERKKDEEEGAAVNDEPVEEKPTESASDDSDDEDTQKRKGVEGLIDIENPNRAVQKSKKVADIVLEGPKELSRREREEIEKQKAKERYMKMHLAGKTEQAKADLARLAIVRKQREEAARKKEEERKVKESAAAAAAAAKDLHTMSLK comes from the exons atgcCTAAAGGAG GTAGGAAAGGGGGACATAAAGGGCGAATGAGAACATACACGAGTCCCGAAGAGATAGATGCGCAAATGAAAGCAGAGAAAGAACGTAAGAAG GATGAAGAAGAAGGAGCAGCAGTAAATGATGAGCCAGTGGAGGAGAAACCAACAGAGTCTGCCTCTGACGACAGTGATGATGAAGACACACAG AAAAGGAAAGGTGTGGAAGGGTTGATAGACATTGAAAATCCAAATCGAGCTGTACAGAAATCAAAGAAAGTAGCAGATATTGTGCTGGAAGGACCCAAAGAGCTTTCCAGAAGAGAAAG AGAAGAAATAGAGAAGCAGAAGGCTAAGGAGAGGTATATGAAGATGCATTTAGCGGGCAAGACGGAACAGGCCAAAGCAGACCTGGCACGTCTGGCCATTGTACGGAAACAACGGGAGGAAGCAGCCCGGAAAAAAGAGGAGGAGAGGAAGG TGAAGGAGTCTGCGGCCGCAGCGGCAGCGGCGGCAAAAGATCTTCATACCATGTCTTTGAAATGA
- the LOC125718001 gene encoding uncharacterized protein LOC125718001 isoform X1, with translation MLRLFTSTGDSYTLSLANDLQTGERLKTSTMTYNIACVISAGRAVLEMMQFDWEPLSHGELDQRLDQAVEEILEADLIERAKSQTVPVCLQQIQPPEATPHPLQSEAAEPSEESEQTLLSNPIEEDNRAVRYITDLLRNSDSSYSKSRLTGRARLSLPHTVLLSLTLLSRRLSYRSVSTRFRLEKGNIHRIFFAFCERVNALRDQQIRWPAGQEAERILVPLSDALEEAEGVEKTEVPKVFGILGHTRIPIRLPIGKQEIGEGLLEMRKMKKEVHPDSWLNLELVCDGQGRFLHCSISRGSDGARGQALRERLRLDPHAVPHGAFLVAGRGYPPSARILTPYPVAGCGPREEAYSRTLAAHLDVLDQAVAELKARFHRLRYLDMGNFERARAVVLTACILHNVLLEMGERVTPAQVVREEGDEEEGQGDEDGLRTREAIADLLSRRTRVGSS, from the exons ATGTTACGGCTGTTTACAAGTACAGGAGATAGTTATACGCTGTCTTTGGCTAATGATCTACAAACTGGAGAACGGCTGAAAACGAG cactaTGACCTACAACATCGCTTGTGTGATCTCGGCCGGTCGGGCCGTCCTGGAAATGATGCAGTTCGACTGGGAGCCGCTGTCCCACGGAGAGCTGGACCAGCGACTGGACCAGGCTgtggaggagatcctggaggccGATCTCATTGAGAGGGCGAAGAGCCAGACTGTGCCGGTGTGTCTGCAGCAGATTCAGCCCCCAGAAGCGACGCCGCACCCCCTGCAATCGGAAGCGGCTGAGCCGTCCGAGGAGTCTGAGCAAACACTGCTGTCGAATCCAATAGAAGAGGATAACCGCGCAGTACGG TACATCACAGATCTTCTCCGGAACTCGGACTCCAGCTATAGTAAGAGCCGGCTGACGGGTCGGGCGCGCCTCTCGCTGCCGCACACCGTGCTGCTGTCCCTCACCCTGCTGTCGCGGAGGCTCAGCTATCGCTCCGTGTCCACGCGCTTCCGGCTCGAGAAGGGCAACATCCACCGCATCTTCTTCGCGTTCTGCGAGCGCGTGAACGCACTCCGGGATCAGCAGATACGATGGCCGGCGG GTCAAGAAGCAGAGAGGATTTTAGTTCCTTTGTCGGATGCCTTGGAGGAAGCTGAGGGTGTGGAGAAGACAGAGGTCCCCAAGGTGTTCGGCATCCTGGGACACACTCGCATCCCCATCCGGCTGCCGATCGGCAAGCAGGAGATTGGGGAAGGCCTGCTGGagatgaggaagatgaagaaggaggtgcacCCAGACTCGTGGCTTAACCTGGAGCTGGTGTGTGATGGCCAGGGCCGATTCCTGCACTGCAGCATCAGCAGGGGCTCCGACGGGGCCCGGGGCCAGGCCCTGAGGGAGCGCCTTAGGTTGGACCCGCACGCTGTGCCCCACGGCGCCTTCCTGGTGGCTGGGCGGGGTTACCCGCCGTCGGCCCGGATACTGACCCCATACCCCGTAGCGGGCTGCGGCCCCCGGGAGGAAGCCTACAGTCGGACCCTGGCGGCTCACCTAGACGTGCTGGACCAGGCCGTGGCCGAGCTCAAAGCTCGCTTCCACCGCCTGCGCTACCTGGACATGGGGAATTTTGAGAGAGCGCGGGCCGTGGTGCTGACCGCGTGCATCCTGCACAACGTGTTGCTGGAGATGGGAGAGCGTGTGACTCCTGCACAGGTGGTGAGGGAGGAGGGGGATGAAGAGGAGGGACAGGGGGACGAGGATGGGCTGAGGACGAGGGAGGCCATCGCGGACCTGCTATCCAGAAGGACTCGAGTTGGGAGCAGCTGA
- the atp5mf gene encoding ATP synthase subunit f, mitochondrial, translating to MADRPVPLSEKNLLDVKLSQLPTWAGTRDFTPNGIISAIRRGHDRFFNKYINVKKGGIGGIAMLLTGYVVLSYVWEYDHIKHDRWRKYH from the exons ATGGCTGATAGACCTG TGCCCTTGTCCGAGAAGAATCTGTTGGATGTGAAGTTGAGTCAACTTCCAACATGGGCCGGAACGAGGGACTTCACCCCCAATGGCATTATCTCCGCTATTCGCCGAG GGCATGACCGATTTTTCAACAAGTACATCAACGTCAAGAAGGGTGGTATTGGAGGCATCGCGATGCTGCTGACCGGTTATGTGGTGCTGAGTTACGTCTGGGAATATGATCACATCA AACATGACCGATGGAGGAAGTACCACTGA
- the elob gene encoding elongin-B, with protein sequence MDVFLMIRRHKTTIFTDAKESTTVYELKRIVEGILKRAPEEQKLFKDDQVLDDNKTLGDCGFTNQTARPQAPATIGLAFRISDDMFEQLRVDPFSSPPELPDVMKPQDSGSAANEQAVQ encoded by the exons ATG GATGTGTTCTTGATGATCCGGCGTCATAAGACGACCATTTTCACTGACGCCAAGGAGTCCACCACCGTATATGAGCTAAAACGTATCGTAGAGGGCATCCTCAAGAGGGCGCCTGAGGAGCAGAAACTCTTCAAG GATGACCAGGTACTAGATGACAACAAGACCCTGGGAGATTGCGGCTTCACCAACCAGACTGCTAGACCCCAAGCCCCAGCCACTATTGGACTGGCTTTCCGTATCAGCG ATGACATGTTCGAGCAGCTTCGCGTGGACCCCTTCTCCAGCCCTCCGGAGCTGCCAGATGTGATGAAGCCACAGGACTCTGGCAGCGCTGCCAATGAGCAGGCCGTGCAGTGA